A section of the Bradyrhizobium oligotrophicum S58 genome encodes:
- a CDS encoding DUF2336 domain-containing protein gives MPPAPSAAPTVKTPAAEARTVSELATDMLRRTTSLFLAGPRPASDEQLDLYDQMFARLMPQVATEVLAEFSAALARVERAPYGTARLLAVHPELRVAGPMLAKALVLTERDCAEFIRSGSPGHLVALASRRGIGETLTTLLIARGFPAVRMALVQNLSARLSEDGYRSLFKIAERDEDLAEKLALRTDLPAKLSRAFVAAASEGARARFIKAAPPATRATLQATPTRSSGAAMRAMWDYQQVKTEVAALNRTGKLGDSAVNRFCVTGEFPSVIAALALLCVVSIETIESLMDDDRLSDLLLACKAARLSWATTAMILRGRPGCDAIPADDVEEARKRFEKLALSEAQWKVRGLESS, from the coding sequence ATGCCCCCAGCGCCTTCGGCCGCTCCCACCGTCAAGACGCCCGCCGCCGAGGCGAGGACGGTGTCCGAGCTTGCCACCGACATGCTGCGCCGGACCACGAGCCTGTTCCTGGCTGGTCCGCGGCCGGCGTCCGACGAGCAGCTCGATCTCTATGACCAGATGTTCGCGCGGCTGATGCCGCAGGTCGCGACCGAGGTGCTGGCCGAGTTCAGCGCGGCCTTGGCCCGTGTCGAGCGTGCGCCCTACGGGACCGCGCGACTGCTCGCCGTCCATCCAGAATTGCGTGTCGCCGGGCCGATGCTGGCCAAGGCCTTGGTGCTGACCGAGCGCGATTGCGCCGAGTTCATCCGGAGCGGCAGTCCGGGGCATCTCGTTGCGCTCGCCAGCCGCCGGGGAATCGGCGAGACCCTGACGACGCTGCTGATTGCGCGCGGCTTCCCCGCCGTGCGCATGGCGCTGGTGCAGAACCTCTCCGCGCGCCTGTCCGAGGACGGCTACCGCAGCCTGTTCAAGATCGCCGAGCGCGACGAGGATCTCGCCGAAAAGCTCGCGCTGCGCACCGATCTGCCGGCGAAGCTCTCGCGCGCTTTCGTCGCCGCCGCCAGCGAAGGCGCCCGCGCCCGCTTCATCAAGGCGGCGCCGCCGGCGACCCGCGCCACCCTGCAGGCGACGCCGACGCGGTCGTCCGGCGCCGCCATGCGCGCGATGTGGGACTATCAGCAGGTCAAGACCGAGGTCGCCGCGCTCAATCGCACCGGCAAGCTCGGCGATTCCGCGGTCAACCGCTTCTGCGTCACCGGTGAATTCCCTTCCGTGATCGCGGCGCTGGCGCTGCTCTGCGTCGTCTCCATCGAAACCATCGAATCGCTGATGGACGACGATCGGCTGAGCGATCTGCTGCTGGCCTGCAAGGCGGCCCGGCTGAGCTGGGCGACGACCGCCATGATCCTGCGCGGCCGTCCCGGCTGCGACGCGATCCCGGCGGACGACGTCGAGGAGGCGCGCAAACGCTTCGAGAAGCTCGCGCTGTCGGAAGCGCAATGGAAGGTCCGCGGGCTCGAATCGAGCTGA
- a CDS encoding outer membrane lipoprotein carrier protein LolA, whose product MSAWMAACAVTACALTVAASHAAAQTTPSAKSAPKGGAQLSASEQRGQSAATTQTVPPNPIIPDPRRNVPASIFTSFDANQKAQAAKVSAYLSSLQTLVGNFVQVGPDGSKTKGDFYIQKPGKVRFEYEPPTPIDIIADGSSLVVRDRKLATQDVYPLSQTPLRYLLSDRIDLLKDTNVIAVAADDLYVTITIEEKQALIGTSRLMLMLGAKDGQLKQWTVTDPQGYDTTIAVYNLDTTKKLDPAMFKIDFTNYGTPPG is encoded by the coding sequence ATGTCAGCCTGGATGGCGGCATGCGCCGTGACGGCCTGCGCGCTGACGGTTGCCGCCAGCCACGCTGCCGCCCAGACCACGCCGTCTGCCAAATCAGCACCGAAAGGCGGCGCCCAGCTCAGCGCCTCCGAGCAGCGCGGCCAGAGCGCGGCGACGACCCAGACCGTGCCGCCCAATCCGATCATTCCCGATCCCCGGCGCAACGTGCCGGCGAGCATCTTCACCTCGTTCGACGCCAACCAGAAGGCGCAGGCCGCCAAGGTCAGCGCCTATCTGTCGTCACTGCAGACGCTGGTTGGAAACTTCGTCCAGGTTGGTCCCGACGGCAGCAAGACCAAGGGCGATTTCTACATCCAGAAGCCGGGCAAGGTGCGCTTCGAATATGAACCGCCGACGCCGATCGACATCATCGCCGACGGCTCCTCGCTGGTCGTGCGCGACCGCAAGCTCGCCACCCAGGACGTCTATCCGCTGTCGCAGACGCCGCTGCGCTACCTGCTGTCGGACCGCATCGACCTGCTCAAGGACACCAACGTGATCGCGGTCGCGGCCGACGACCTCTACGTCACGATCACGATCGAGGAGAAGCAGGCGCTGATCGGCACCAGCCGGCTGATGCTGATGCTCGGCGCCAAGGACGGCCAGCTCAAGCAGTGGACCGTGACCGACCCGCAGGGCTACGACACCACGATCGCGGTCTACAATCTCGATACGACCAAGAAGCTCGATCCGGCGATGTTCAAGATCGACTTCACGAACTACGGCACGCCGCCGGGCTGA
- a CDS encoding DNA translocase FtsK: MRMPAIERVIPLVNHLPTSLRDALVRRLRELAGLGLIALSGVAAAALMTWSVQDPSLSHATSRAIRNIVGYPGAISADLLMQILGLGSIMVILPIAIRGWRMMTHRPFDREALRFGAWILGAIIAAGLASCWPRSHAWPLPTGLGGVVGDALVRAPAVVFGPPGLIYRLVLGSLLLVAMTGCLLVAGGMGAKEADESLLADEDDDTPLSDADEDDDKSAVRLGWVFHAIMSAKARVVWFLSTAYRALVSSGPQPRASAAGRHEPSLGGGRSKPTLAPEMDEDGGDGEEAGEDEDDEEEEPAPKARKKPAPKTPPRKSNDKYDLPSVSMLAAPKSSDRQPLSKSELEANSRALEGVLQDFGVRGEIVKAHPGPVVTLYELEPAPGIKSSRVIGLSDDIARSMSALSARVAVVPGRNAIGIELPNAHREKVYLRELLVAKEATESVAKLPLCLGKNIGGESIIIDLARTPHMLIAGTTGSGKSVAINTMILSLVYRLRPDQCRLIMVDPKMLELSVYDGIPHLLTPVVTDPKKAVVALKWAVREMEERYKKMAKLGVRNIDGYNARLGEARNKGEELTRTVHTGFDKESGKAIYEEEKLDLDPLPYIVIIVDEMADLMMVAGKDIEGTVQRLAQMARAAGLHVILATQRPSVDVITGTIKANFPTRISFQVTSKIDSRTILGEMGAEQLLGQGDMLYMAGGGRISRVHGPFCSDEEVEKVVRHLKAQGSPEYLEAVTAEEPSEEDGAVFDATGMGGGGGGDDLFSQAVAVVKRDRKASTSYIQRRLQIGYNKAASLMERMEQEGIVGQANHAGKREILVPEEEGGF; encoded by the coding sequence ATGCGGATGCCGGCGATCGAACGAGTCATTCCCCTGGTCAACCACCTGCCGACGTCGCTGCGCGACGCGCTGGTGCGGCGGCTGCGCGAGCTCGCGGGCCTCGGCCTGATCGCGCTGTCCGGCGTCGCCGCCGCGGCGCTGATGACCTGGTCGGTGCAGGACCCGAGCCTCAGCCATGCGACCTCGCGCGCGATCCGCAACATCGTCGGCTATCCCGGCGCGATCAGCGCCGATCTCCTGATGCAGATCCTGGGTCTCGGCTCGATCATGGTGATCCTGCCGATCGCGATCCGCGGCTGGCGCATGATGACGCACCGGCCGTTCGACCGCGAAGCGCTGCGCTTCGGCGCCTGGATCCTCGGCGCCATCATCGCGGCCGGCCTCGCCAGCTGCTGGCCGCGCTCGCATGCCTGGCCGCTGCCCACGGGCTTGGGCGGCGTGGTCGGCGACGCCCTGGTGCGGGCGCCTGCGGTCGTGTTCGGGCCGCCCGGCTTGATCTATCGCCTGGTGCTCGGCAGCCTACTGCTGGTCGCCATGACCGGCTGCCTGCTGGTGGCCGGCGGCATGGGGGCGAAGGAAGCCGACGAGAGCCTGCTGGCGGACGAGGATGACGACACCCCGCTGAGCGATGCGGACGAGGACGACGACAAGAGCGCGGTGCGGCTCGGCTGGGTGTTCCACGCCATCATGAGCGCCAAGGCGCGCGTCGTCTGGTTCCTCAGCACGGCCTATCGCGCGCTGGTTTCCTCCGGCCCGCAACCCCGCGCCAGCGCCGCCGGCCGACACGAGCCGAGCCTCGGCGGCGGCCGCTCCAAGCCGACGCTCGCCCCGGAGATGGACGAGGACGGCGGCGACGGGGAAGAGGCCGGGGAGGACGAGGACGACGAGGAGGAGGAGCCGGCCCCGAAGGCGCGCAAGAAGCCGGCGCCCAAGACTCCGCCGCGCAAGTCCAACGACAAATACGACCTGCCCTCGGTGTCGATGCTGGCGGCGCCGAAATCCTCCGATCGGCAGCCGTTGTCGAAGAGCGAGCTCGAGGCCAATTCGCGCGCGCTGGAAGGCGTGCTGCAGGATTTCGGCGTCCGCGGCGAGATCGTCAAGGCGCATCCCGGCCCGGTCGTCACCCTGTACGAGCTGGAGCCGGCGCCCGGCATCAAGTCGTCGCGCGTGATCGGCCTCTCCGACGACATCGCGCGCTCGATGAGCGCGCTGTCGGCGCGCGTCGCCGTCGTGCCCGGCCGCAACGCCATCGGCATCGAGCTGCCCAACGCGCATCGCGAGAAGGTTTACTTGCGCGAGCTGCTGGTGGCCAAGGAGGCGACCGAGAGCGTCGCCAAGCTGCCGCTCTGCCTCGGCAAGAACATCGGCGGCGAGTCCATCATCATCGATCTCGCCCGCACGCCGCACATGCTGATCGCCGGCACCACCGGCTCGGGCAAGTCGGTCGCGATCAACACCATGATCCTGAGCCTGGTCTATCGGCTCCGGCCGGACCAGTGCCGCCTCATCATGGTCGATCCGAAGATGCTCGAACTCTCGGTCTATGACGGCATTCCGCATCTTCTCACGCCGGTCGTCACCGATCCGAAGAAGGCCGTCGTCGCGCTGAAATGGGCCGTGCGCGAGATGGAAGAGCGCTACAAGAAGATGGCCAAGCTCGGCGTCCGCAACATCGACGGCTACAACGCCCGCCTCGGCGAAGCTCGCAACAAGGGCGAGGAGCTGACGCGCACCGTTCACACCGGATTCGACAAGGAGAGCGGCAAGGCGATCTACGAGGAGGAGAAGCTCGACCTCGACCCCCTGCCCTACATCGTCATCATCGTCGACGAGATGGCCGACCTGATGATGGTCGCCGGCAAGGACATCGAAGGCACGGTGCAGCGCCTCGCCCAGATGGCGCGCGCCGCCGGCCTGCACGTGATCCTGGCGACGCAGCGTCCGTCGGTCGACGTCATCACCGGCACCATCAAGGCGAACTTCCCGACCCGCATCTCCTTCCAGGTCACGTCCAAGATCGACAGCCGCACCATCCTCGGAGAAATGGGCGCCGAGCAGCTGCTCGGCCAGGGCGACATGCTCTACATGGCCGGCGGCGGCCGCATCAGCCGCGTCCACGGTCCGTTCTGCTCCGACGAGGAGGTCGAAAAGGTCGTCCGTCATCTCAAGGCGCAGGGCTCGCCGGAATATCTCGAGGCGGTCACCGCCGAGGAACCGAGCGAGGAGGACGGCGCCGTATTCGACGCCACCGGCATGGGGGGTGGCGGCGGTGGCGACGACCTGTTCTCCCAGGCGGTTGCCGTGGTCAAACGCGACCGCAAGGCGTCCACCAGCTACATTCAACGGCGGCTGCAGATCGGCTATAACAAGGCTGCTTCGCTGATGGAGCGGATGGAACAGGAAGGCATCGTCGGCCAGGCCAACCACGCCGGCAAGCGCGAGATCCTGGTGCCCGAGGAAGAAGGCGGGTTCTGA
- a CDS encoding aminotransferase class I/II-fold pyridoxal phosphate-dependent enzyme, translating into MAMTAASPAPAGASHSESERSPFARLNELLAPHKPGKPMITLAVGEPQHPVPDFVGPVLAQHIADFGRYPAAKGIEPFRKAAAGWLARRFALPRAIDPEHEILVLNGSREGLFFAAHTALQLAGPRRGRPAILMPNPFYPVYGAGARTAGCDSIYLPTTRDNGFLPDLDGIDEATLSRTIAFYIASPANPQGSVASPDYMRRLKQLADRYGFVIFADECYSEIYTLKAPGSMLEHAGPDYTNVVAFQSLSKRSNVPGMRIGFAAGDRRFLTAFHELRNVAAPQVPVPLQHVAVAAYGDEAHVEENRRLYRAKFDLADQIVGDRYGYRRPEGGFCVWLDVADRGGDEDVTVKLYRDAGVRVVPGSYLARRQADGFNPGAGYIRLALVADAASTGEALHRLVEVLR; encoded by the coding sequence ATGGCAATGACCGCTGCATCCCCCGCGCCCGCTGGCGCCAGCCATTCGGAGAGCGAACGCTCGCCGTTTGCGCGGCTGAACGAGCTGCTCGCCCCGCACAAGCCGGGCAAGCCCATGATCACGCTCGCCGTCGGCGAGCCGCAGCATCCGGTTCCGGACTTCGTCGGCCCGGTGCTGGCGCAGCATATCGCCGATTTCGGCCGCTATCCCGCGGCCAAGGGCATCGAGCCGTTCCGCAAGGCGGCCGCAGGCTGGCTGGCGCGCCGATTCGCACTGCCGCGCGCGATCGATCCTGAGCACGAGATCCTGGTGCTCAATGGCAGCCGCGAGGGCCTGTTCTTCGCCGCCCATACCGCGCTCCAGCTCGCGGGCCCGCGCCGTGGCAGGCCTGCGATCCTGATGCCGAATCCATTCTATCCGGTCTATGGCGCCGGCGCCCGCACCGCGGGCTGCGATTCCATCTATCTGCCGACGACGCGCGACAACGGCTTCCTGCCCGATCTCGACGGCATCGACGAGGCGACGCTGTCGCGCACGATCGCGTTCTACATCGCCTCGCCTGCGAACCCGCAAGGCTCCGTGGCGAGCCCGGACTACATGCGCCGGCTGAAGCAGCTCGCCGATCGCTATGGCTTCGTGATCTTCGCCGACGAGTGCTATTCGGAGATCTACACGCTGAAAGCGCCGGGCAGCATGCTGGAGCATGCCGGCCCCGACTACACCAACGTCGTCGCCTTCCAGTCGCTGTCGAAGCGCTCCAACGTGCCGGGCATGCGCATCGGATTCGCGGCCGGCGACCGTCGCTTTCTCACGGCCTTCCACGAGCTGCGCAACGTCGCCGCGCCCCAGGTGCCGGTGCCGCTGCAGCACGTCGCCGTCGCCGCCTATGGCGACGAGGCCCATGTCGAGGAGAACCGCAGACTCTACCGCGCCAAGTTCGATCTCGCCGACCAGATCGTCGGCGACCGCTACGGCTATCGGCGCCCCGAGGGCGGCTTCTGTGTCTGGCTCGACGTCGCCGATCGCGGCGGCGACGAGGACGTCACCGTGAAGCTCTATCGCGACGCCGGCGTGCGCGTGGTGCCCGGCAGCTATCTGGCGCGGCGGCAGGCAGACGGCTTCAACCCCGGCGCCGGCTACATCCGGCTGGCGCTGGTGGCCGATGCCGCATCCACCGGTGAGGCGTTGCACCGGCTGGTCGAGGTCCTCAGGTAA
- the bamA gene encoding outer membrane protein assembly factor BamA has protein sequence MMRLRLPGVLALMLLAMPVSSLPRMAVAAPVAAATSITVEGNRRVEADTIRSYFKPGPSGTLDAGQVDDGLKALVGTGLFSDVKIDRQGGRLVVRVVENPVIGRVAFEGNKKVKDEQLTAEVQSKPRGTLSRPMVQSDAQRIAEIYRRSGRYDVRVTPEIIEQPNNRVDLVFTVTEGVKTGVKSISFVGNNAYSAARLRDVIKTHQSNWLSFLGNNDVYDPDRVEADRDLIRRFYLKNGYADVQVVAALTEYDPDQKGFLVTFQIDEGQQYRVSAVQFQSTVAALDVNTLRSYSRVNAGALYNVEQLEKSVEEMQIEASRRGFAFAVVRPRGDRNMEAHTVSIVFQVDEGPRTYIERISIRGNTRTRDYVIRREFDISEGDAYNRALVDRAERRLKNLDFFKDVKITAEPGSSSDRVVLVVSLEEKSTGDFSISGGYSTTDGALAEVSISERNFLGRGLYAKAAVTYGQYTRGVTLSFVEPYLLDYRVALGLDVSYRQQLANSYTSYGTRTIGFSPRLGFQLREDLSLQLRYSLYRQEITLPSYLANCNNNNANGLLAFNPTPAYIASVLGGVDPTNATTSGVYGYGCYGDGESTLPIRKELNDGAALTSALGYTLSYNTLDNNKNPTDGLIVDWRQDFAGVGGNVSYLKSAVDAKYYTPLVSDIVSVIHLQGGVLNKIGDKDLRMLDHYQMGPALVRGFASNGIGPRDITYRSLGATGDSLGGTKYWGASAELQMPFWFLPKEVGLKGAVYADAGSLWGYQGPTSWAATGEVNTSACKCGLQYDDSKVVRSSVGVGLIWASPFGPLRFDYAVPLSKGKYDVVQEFRFGGGTSF, from the coding sequence ATGATGCGTCTGAGACTGCCGGGCGTGCTTGCCCTGATGCTGCTGGCCATGCCCGTTTCGTCGTTGCCCCGCATGGCGGTGGCAGCGCCTGTCGCGGCCGCGACCTCGATCACGGTCGAAGGCAACCGGCGTGTCGAAGCCGACACCATCCGCTCCTACTTCAAGCCTGGCCCGTCCGGCACGCTCGATGCCGGCCAGGTCGACGACGGCCTCAAGGCGCTGGTCGGGACCGGCCTGTTCAGCGACGTGAAGATCGATCGCCAGGGCGGCCGCCTGGTCGTGCGCGTGGTCGAGAACCCGGTGATCGGCCGCGTCGCCTTCGAGGGCAACAAGAAGGTCAAGGACGAGCAGCTCACCGCCGAGGTGCAGTCGAAGCCGCGCGGCACGCTGTCGCGCCCGATGGTGCAGTCGGACGCGCAGCGCATCGCCGAGATCTATCGCCGCTCGGGCCGCTACGACGTGCGCGTCACGCCAGAGATCATCGAGCAGCCGAACAACCGCGTCGATCTCGTGTTTACGGTCACCGAGGGCGTCAAGACCGGCGTGAAGTCGATCAGCTTCGTCGGCAACAACGCCTATTCGGCCGCGCGCCTGCGCGATGTGATCAAGACCCACCAATCGAACTGGCTCAGCTTTCTCGGCAACAACGACGTCTACGATCCCGACCGCGTCGAGGCCGATCGCGACCTGATCCGCCGCTTCTATCTGAAGAACGGCTATGCTGATGTCCAGGTGGTCGCGGCCTTGACCGAGTATGATCCGGATCAGAAGGGTTTTCTGGTCACGTTCCAGATCGACGAAGGCCAGCAATACCGGGTCAGCGCAGTGCAGTTCCAGTCGACCGTCGCCGCCCTCGACGTCAATACGCTGCGCAGCTATTCGCGCGTCAATGCCGGCGCGCTGTACAACGTCGAGCAGCTCGAGAAGTCGGTCGAGGAGATGCAGATCGAGGCGTCGCGCCGCGGCTTCGCCTTCGCTGTCGTGCGTCCGCGCGGCGATCGCAACATGGAAGCGCATACGGTTTCGATCGTGTTTCAGGTCGACGAGGGTCCGCGGACCTATATCGAGCGCATCAGCATCCGCGGCAACACCCGCACCCGCGACTACGTGATCCGGCGCGAATTCGACATCTCCGAGGGCGATGCCTACAACCGCGCGCTGGTCGATCGTGCCGAGCGGCGGCTGAAGAACCTGGACTTCTTCAAGGACGTCAAGATCACCGCCGAGCCCGGCTCGTCGAGCGACCGCGTGGTCCTGGTGGTCAGCCTCGAGGAGAAGTCGACCGGCGATTTCTCGATCTCGGGCGGCTACTCGACCACCGACGGCGCGCTGGCCGAGGTCTCGATCTCCGAGCGCAACTTCCTCGGCCGCGGCCTCTATGCCAAGGCCGCCGTGACCTACGGCCAGTACACGCGCGGCGTGACGCTCTCCTTCGTCGAACCCTATCTGCTGGACTACCGCGTCGCGCTGGGCCTCGACGTCTCCTACCGCCAGCAGCTCGCCAACAGCTACACCAGCTACGGCACCCGGACGATCGGCTTCAGTCCGCGGCTCGGTTTCCAGCTGCGTGAGGATCTTTCGCTGCAGCTGCGCTACTCGCTCTACCGGCAGGAGATCACGCTGCCGTCCTACCTCGCCAACTGCAACAACAACAACGCCAACGGCCTGCTCGCCTTCAATCCGACGCCGGCCTATATCGCCAGCGTGCTCGGCGGCGTCGATCCGACCAATGCGACCACGTCGGGCGTCTACGGCTATGGCTGCTACGGTGACGGCGAATCGACCCTGCCGATCCGCAAGGAGCTGAACGACGGCGCGGCGCTGACCTCGGCGCTGGGCTACACCCTGTCCTACAACACGCTCGACAACAACAAGAACCCGACCGACGGTCTGATCGTCGACTGGCGCCAGGACTTCGCCGGCGTCGGCGGCAATGTCAGCTATCTCAAGTCGGCGGTCGATGCGAAATACTATACGCCGCTGGTGTCCGACATCGTCAGCGTGATCCATCTGCAGGGCGGTGTGCTGAACAAGATCGGCGACAAGGACCTGCGCATGCTCGACCACTACCAGATGGGCCCGGCGCTGGTGCGCGGCTTCGCGTCGAACGGCATCGGCCCGCGCGACATCACCTATCGCAGCCTCGGCGCGACCGGCGATTCGCTCGGCGGTACCAAATATTGGGGCGCCTCGGCCGAGTTGCAGATGCCGTTCTGGTTCCTGCCGAAGGAAGTCGGCCTCAAGGGCGCCGTCTATGCCGATGCCGGCTCGCTGTGGGGCTATCAGGGCCCGACCTCGTGGGCCGCAACCGGCGAGGTCAACACATCGGCCTGCAAATGCGGGCTGCAATACGACGACAGCAAGGTGGTGCGCTCCTCCGTCGGCGTCGGCCTGATCTGGGCCTCCCCGTTCGGCCCGCTGCGCTTCGACTACGCTGTGCCGCTGTCCAAGGGCAAATACGACGTCGTGCAGGAATTCAGGTTCGGCGGCGGCACGTCGTTCTGA
- a CDS encoding DUF4349 domain-containing protein — MWPMALLLLVALGGCGRPNDFADSGLSGGAPDPRVEVKHFFTLEVPAVDLEAIQRKHVEECTRLGCELTQSSLGRPNQGAAKADTALRVPPQSYDAFAAILTAPPARMTYHSVKSIELGAPMMDQEKRLAAKTKLRERLTALLNDQSVKTAADLIAIEKELAQAQSEIESATAQLDQLHRRTDLIGVNISYVGVVNRFGLDLTPVYQALQAVGQTIVMSLSALVYTLAAIVPWLPILAVLVWLLRRALRRRAAARGT, encoded by the coding sequence ATGTGGCCGATGGCGCTTCTTCTTTTGGTCGCGCTCGGCGGCTGTGGCCGGCCGAACGATTTTGCAGACAGTGGACTGTCCGGCGGAGCACCCGACCCTCGGGTCGAGGTCAAGCATTTCTTCACGCTCGAAGTGCCCGCGGTCGACCTCGAAGCCATTCAGCGCAAGCATGTCGAGGAGTGCACCAGGCTCGGCTGCGAGTTGACGCAATCGTCGCTGGGCCGGCCGAATCAGGGCGCCGCCAAGGCGGACACCGCGTTGCGTGTCCCACCTCAGTCATATGATGCTTTTGCAGCAATCCTCACCGCGCCGCCTGCGCGGATGACCTACCATTCCGTCAAGTCGATCGAACTTGGCGCGCCGATGATGGATCAGGAAAAGCGGCTCGCGGCCAAGACGAAGCTTCGCGAGCGGCTGACAGCGCTGCTGAACGACCAGAGCGTGAAAACGGCGGCCGATCTGATCGCTATCGAAAAGGAGTTGGCGCAGGCACAAAGCGAGATCGAGAGCGCGACGGCGCAGCTCGATCAGCTGCACCGGCGGACAGATCTGATTGGTGTCAATATCAGCTATGTGGGAGTGGTGAATCGCTTTGGTCTCGACCTTACACCGGTGTATCAGGCCCTGCAGGCGGTCGGTCAGACAATCGTGATGTCACTGTCGGCGCTGGTCTACACGTTGGCCGCGATCGTTCCGTGGCTGCCGATCCTGGCGGTTCTCGTCTGGCTGCTCCGGCGCGCGCTGCGCCGCCGCGCCGCTGCACGAGGCACCTGA
- a CDS encoding SDR family oxidoreductase, protein MTNGKRIAWITGGGTGIGEAGALALAAEGWTVVVSGRRKAALDAVVARISASGGLAEAIPLDVAKASDVQAAADAILAQHGRIDLLVNSAGVNVPKRSWDDMTLEGWNQLVEINLNGVLYCMKAVLPAMRAQRDGIIINVSSWAGRHVSRMPGPAYTSTKHAVLALTHSFNMEECVNGLRACCLMPGEVATPILEQRPVVPSAAEQARMLQPDDLGRTIAFVAGMPPRACVNEILISPTWNRGFIQTPGNRD, encoded by the coding sequence ATGACCAACGGGAAACGAATCGCGTGGATCACGGGCGGCGGCACTGGGATCGGCGAGGCCGGCGCGCTGGCGCTCGCCGCCGAGGGCTGGACGGTCGTGGTGTCCGGCCGGCGCAAGGCGGCGCTCGACGCCGTGGTGGCCCGGATCAGCGCCAGTGGCGGCTTGGCTGAGGCGATCCCGCTCGATGTCGCCAAGGCTTCTGATGTGCAGGCGGCCGCTGATGCCATCCTGGCGCAGCATGGACGCATCGACCTGCTGGTGAACTCGGCCGGCGTCAACGTGCCGAAGCGGAGCTGGGACGACATGACACTGGAGGGCTGGAACCAGCTGGTCGAGATCAATCTCAACGGCGTGCTGTATTGCATGAAGGCAGTACTGCCGGCGATGCGCGCGCAGCGGGACGGCATCATCATCAACGTCTCGTCCTGGGCCGGCCGCCACGTCTCGAGGATGCCGGGGCCGGCCTACACCTCGACCAAGCATGCCGTGCTGGCGCTGACGCACTCCTTCAACATGGAGGAATGCGTCAACGGATTGCGCGCCTGCTGCCTGATGCCGGGCGAGGTCGCCACGCCGATTCTCGAGCAGCGCCCGGTGGTGCCGAGCGCCGCGGAGCAGGCGCGCATGCTGCAGCCCGACGACCTCGGCCGCACCATCGCCTTCGTCGCCGGCATGCCGCCGCGCGCCTGCGTCAACGAGATCCTGATCAGCCCGACGTGGAATCGGGGTTTCATTCAGACGCCGGGGAATAGGGATTGA